The genomic segment caccccccggcacgCCTCTCACCGCCTCGGGCTGAGCGCTCAGGGTGCGGCTCTCCGGCGTCCCGGTTCCTGGGGCAGCGTCCGGAGCCTCCTCCTCGGCTCCCGCCgctcctgccgccgccgccgccgcttccGCCCgccgagcccgagcccgagccccgCGCGCGCCCCGCCCGGCCGGCCGGTGACGTCagcgccgggggcggggcggggggcgggggttcTGGAAGGCTCGCGGGTGGGCTGCCGAGGGCCGCTGCCGGAgtctccccccgccacccccgggCTGCGGGACCCCGCTCCTGTGCTGGCCACCTTTCGGTGACCACCGCAGCTGGGACCCTGGGGAGCACCGGGGAGTGAGGGTTTAGGCCTTTGGAGGGCCTTGGGCCTCTGATCCTCTTAGCTGGCTGACTTGTGTTGGGAAAAacctctttcctccccttctgGGTCAGGGGACCGGTAGCGAAGGGCCGGAGGACCGCTCGGACTCATCCCCACTGGAGGGCGGGGTGGACGTAGGGATGCCGGCGGGAAGCCACGTGGGGCCTCCTTGCCTTGACCTGGAGCCCGGATccgctctcctctctctccccggGGTGATGGCCCGTTGGGTTCCTCTCACCTCTCCCAAATATACcgccctcctgccttccccccaccatgatgtaattttattttctggggaggaagagagcagAAGTGAGCTCAGCATGCAAATATAGACGTCTTGCAAAGCCGCACTTAGCTGTCTCCTcgctctgcctctctgcccaggCCTGGCATGGCagctctcacttcctctccacCCCAGGGACTTTCCTCTCCCAGATTCTCAGCCAGactgaaagagggaaggaagaagtgggGAAGCGTCTGTCTGCACCCCGGCTCCCGCCTGAGGGCCCTTGCCTCCCCTGTGGCAGAGTCGGGCCCTGGGAAGAGGTCCGAGCCGCATCCGGTGGCACGCCAGGAAGGCCCTGGCCTCCCCTCAGTGCTGGCCGGGCAGACTCCCCGTCACGAAGCCTCAGGTGAGCCCCTGCTTTCTTGGTCTACACTGCGCTCAAAGAGGCTCAGACTCCTGCCGCTTCCCCTTCTCTTCAGCAACCTCTCCTGTGACCCGCTCTGAGAGCAAGACCACCTCATCCTCTGCCGTGTGTCTGTCTCGTTTGCTCTGTGTCGTGGGACCAAAAGCCATGTCACCGGCCCATCTGCGAGACTCAGAGAAACGGAATGACTTCTGTACGGTGACAGGCTCCTGTCTTCCCGCCGCGGGTGCAGGGGCTTCACGCGGCTCCGCCCCTTTCTCGGGCAGGTCGAAGCCTCTGACTCTCAGGGGCCCTGCGGCTGAGATGGGGATGCTGATGCCCACCCGACAGGGTTCTCCGGAGACTTGGAAATCCTAAGTGTCTAAGGACCGGCTTGGGTGGGCGCTGGAAACGTAGGGGCGACTGTTTAGTCTGGGGCCTTCCGCTGACCCATGCTAGACTGTcagccccgcccacccccacccccacccccgttaGCACTGTGTGAGCCCAGGGCCCACCCCACCTATCAGACCAAGTATGGTCCACgctcttctgcctcctccaggagcACTTCCTTGGTTTGTCTCTGGAGGGTGACGTGTGTCACCTCAGGCCTCCTTCTGCACCTAGCAGTCCCCTTCTCTCTCAGCAGCACCTTCATACCTGACCCATGACAACCGTCCCCTCTGAGTTCCCGGTGCGGTCAGTTCCTTGGCTTCCCCACACGACGACGTCCAACACCCTGGCCCGAACACCGGCCTGGGCTGTGCTGGGGAGAGTGCAGGCCCTTCCTGCCAGGAACCTGGGCAGCCCAGGTCCGGGCTCAGGGTGGGGGCGCTGGTATACAAAACTCTGTGTCTTCTCTCCATCCCAAGGCCACCGCTCAGGCTGTCCCAACTTCTGATGGGCTCTGACAGTGAGAgtcgcccctccccccccatacaCCTGCTGTCTCCATCCTCCCCGCCCTCTGCCCGTCCCGCTCATCactgcccttcctcccagctCCAGGATTAAATTCAAACTCCTCTACACCCTGTGATGCCCCTCCATCCTCATGGCCGCCTCTTGAGGgtctcttcttgtccctctcctctcttcagcACCCCCAATATGACACCCACATTCCACCTGTGCTTTCGAGGCTCTCCACTGACTGAAACATCCCTCCCCGTCTCCTGTGGCCCGTCAGACCCCGTTCTTCACTGAAGGCCTAGGAAGTGCTCGCTTCTTGAAGCCACCAGAGCTCACGTGGCCTCTCTCTCCTGACCCTTTCTGTTCGTTTGTTCCTTCTGTTAACAGACATTTGTTAGGGGCCACGTTTTGCgcgccaggccctgggggcacaGAGGAGGAGCCCGGGCTCCTGCCTTCAAGGGGCCTGCAGTCCCTTGGGGAAGATGGACGTGTAGCCACAGGTGGGGGTAGCCGGGAAGTACTGGAttggaggcgggggggggggtgcagcgTGACCCCAGAGGAGGGAACCGCCGCGGGCCACCTCCGGGAAGGCCTCACCAAGAAAGTGATATTTGGGTTCAGTTGATGGTTCAAAGAACAGTGGCAGGGAGGGTGCTATCAAGCAGCACATAATCACTTAATTACGTATTGCTTTGTGTTCGGCTTCAATTGTTTAGTTGCTTGTCTTGACTTCCCAGTGAGGCTAATCAGCACTCCCGGTTCTCCCAGAACCTACCAGTGGGGCCCGACAAACAGCACGTGTGCGGGGAGAGCTTATGGACTGGCAGCAGATAAATAGTTCACTCTTCTCTGGGGTAACTGCCTGGAGGGAGCCCCCCCATCACGGCGCCCTAACAaggccccccccagcccccatcctcGGGCCGCCTCCCCCGCTGCCGTGGGGGGTGAGACCTCGGCAGCAGACACTTGCTCATGCTGCCCCAGATCCTTTATTGAGGCCTCTCGATATTTGACCCAAATACATTAACAAGAGAttaccgagagagagagagagagagagagagagagagagagagtgccccaGACACAGGGCCCACCCTTCCTCCTGGCCAGGGATCGGGGCCGCCAGAAGGATGTAGGATTTGAGAGTGTGGGGAATTGTGTGTGCAGGTGGAGGGAACAGAGGAGAAAAGAACCACGGGCAGTGGAGGAAACAAATCGTAGGAACAGGGCCGCCGAGGGACAGGACACAGCCGGCTGAGGCGGCTGGGCTGGCGTGTGGGGACGAGTGGGTCTCAGCACTCATCATATGGCCTCCCTATGGTGGAGGATGACCCAGTGTCCCCGGAGGAGCCCAGAGAGGGACGGGGGACGGGAGGGAGCACGTGGAGAGCGGGCGGGCTGGGAGGCGGCAGCCACAGTGACTAGTCATCGTCCTCGTCCTCTTCCTCATCATCGTCCTCTGTGTTGATCTCGCCCTCCAGCACATCCTCCAGCCAGTCCTCCAGCTCCTCTGCGGAAGGCAGGTCCTCCTCATCGTCCATCTCCATCCACACACTGTCCGCCTGGGGTGAAGCACACACGGGGACCAGAGCTTAGCCCGACTCAGGTCTTCAGACCTGTCCTCCCACTCGCGGggctccctctgtccttccctctgtcctccttcccttcccttcacctGTCATGGGCCAGGGACGCTGTCCAGGGGAGGGTCTAGGTGGGAGCCGTGACGGGGGAACAGGGATGGCTGGGTTGGCCTTTGATGGGAAACCGCCGGTGGCCAGAGAGTCAAGCCAGCCGCCCTTCAGCTTCTCGTAACCTGCTTTTCCAGCACTGACCGCAGAAGCCTCTAGTCTTGCAAGCATAAAAAACGACTTGCCTCTTCCAGAACCTGATACTCATTTTCCTACTTTTGACCTTCCGCACTAACTTTACCAGCGGTCTGGAAACGACTCGTCATCAACTGCGCGCGTCCCGACTCCTCCAGGCCGTGCGGTCCCCACTTTCAGTGCCACTCCCTTGAAACCCTTCTCTCTGATTCTCTTCGGCAGAAGTTGCTTTGATTTCTGTGGCTTCCTAGCATTTTATGGGTCTCTTTATGATCGAGTTTATAAGATCTGGCCGTGTCGTTAACAGAATACCTGCGTCCCCAGCCGCACTGAGAACGGTATGAACGCAAAGACTGTGGCTTATTCCCTTCACCGCCACAGACGTGGCCGAAGCACCTGCCGTGTGTGAGTGCAAtttctgccctcaaagagctgaGTCTGCCAGAGAGGCAAGCACGACGCAGAGCTAGCCAAGCTGAAGTCCCGTTCGCAACGCCAAATGGGCTCTGGGGGCGCCGAGGAGGGGGCCTGACTCCACATGGGAGATCTGGAGAGGATGCGGACCGGGCCTTGAGGGATGAGGAGCCAGCTGCGGTGTGTGTGCTCCGGGCcgagcctctccctctgcccagccctgagACTGGGCGCGTctgaccctggggtggggggcgggggggcgggccgCCGAGCAGGGAGAGCTGGTGGGGCTGGGAAGCAGAGCTGGGGCCAGCGGGGCGTGCGGGAAGGAAACTCACATCGGTAACGTTGACCACTCCTATTTGCGGGGCTGTCAGGTCGATGTCAAACGTCTTCTCCCAGTATGGCACCAGCTGCAGAGAGACCACGCACGGTAACGTAACAGCGTCTAGGAACGCGTGCGTCCaggagggggagtggagagggtcagcccaggggcagaggaaggtcACTGTGAACCCACGATGGGGGCCTGAAGGGAAGGGGTAGAGGTAAGCAGTTGCAGGTAAAAATTCCAAAAGGAAAGTATTGGGAGGGTCAGCTGAAGACACTCGCCCTTCTTTCCCAGGAAAACTGGGCAGGAACCCGTGTTCTGATCCTAGCTCCGCTACTGCGCGacctgtgactttgggcaggtcacTTCTCAGTGACCCTCAGCTTCTGCACCTGTAAACTAAGGTGGTCATCCCTGGTCATTGTCAGTGTTCCTCACGTATCTCCTCATTCCGTTGCTCTTTCAACAACGAGTGTGAGGTGCTGGGGATCCGGCTGGGAACGAAGCTGTCCCCTGAGGCATGGACTCTCCGTGCTCTCAGTCTGTGATTGCGTAGACCCACCTGCAGGGCTCAtgtgcccacctgcccaccccccccactctgTTTTTTGTAGACGGAGTCAGCCCTGGGAACACGAACTCCCTGCCGCGTCTCTGCTCTGGGCATTGTGTGTGTTGCGTTCCATGCGATTTACTTCCCATCCTGTGCCCCCTTCTCAGGGTGCCCTCCGTGCCCACGGGGCCCTTGAACACCAGACGTAACCTCCCAAGGTCCTCGGGCCGGGAGTTGGGGCAGGAACTCTGAAAGAAGCTCCTCTCAGAAAGGGCCACCGCGTCAGGCCCTGCCTTTGGAGAGCCCTGCCTCTCACCAGGGGGAAGTCGTCAGGGTCGATCCAGATGATACTGAGATCAGGGTTTTCCGTGTTATCTTGGGCCACGGCCTTGAGCGTCTCCAAGAACTCGAAGCCATCTTGGAGGGAACACGAGTAAGAAGTGTCAGGTGGGACGGGGAAGAAAGGGACGCAGCCGCAGCAGGAGTCCTGGGCGCTCCCCACCTCCCGCCGTTGCTGGTGTCTCAGCCCTGGGTCACTGCACTCCCAGGAACGCCTCCCACTGAAGCCTGCACTCTCACAAGCACCCCTGTCTCCCCGTCACCGGCACCCCCCACCCAAACCTGCATCCCTCCCTCACCAGGGTCAGCTTCCTCCGCGAAGGCCACGATGTGAATTCCGTCCATGTCGTCCTCCTGTTGGGGGCAGCGGGGCTTAGCTGTGCTTCCTGAAGTTAGGGAGCCACACACACCCTACATCTTCCCGGAATTTCGTGGAACTCCAGCTTCCGGATCAGGTACGTTCTTGTGGCGGCAGCCCTTTCCCAGGTGACACGGATGGCTCGGTTTCCCCTCCAGGGACCCCGCACCTCCTCTAGCAAACTCTGTAGCCCCAGATCTCCCTCCCTGTCATCTGTGTCCGTGTCTGTGTGTCTCCTAATTCCTGGCACGTTCTTCAGAGCTACAGCCTCCAAACTTGGCTGGTGCATGGTCTTTCCTACGAGCCAGGCACGGAGCGCAGCAGGGCGGGAAGTTTCCAGGACTTGTGTCTCAGCCACCCACGCCCCGCCCCGGGGACCCGGCCCtgtccgggggtggggggacactcACCCACGTCTCATACATACTCTCAGGCTTCAGCTTCCTCAGGGTGGACCTAGAAGAGACAGTCAGGACTCAGCGGGCGAGAAGGATGCACCCCCAGAGAGCTCTGGGTCAAGCCTAGGGCACAGACAGCTTGTAGGCCAGAGAAAAGCCATCTGGCAAAGTCTAAGCTCTGGGCTCCAGGCCCAGGTCACCGCCTGGTTAAAGCAGGTGGGAGGGCAGCGGGTGGGCCCGTGGCCCGGAAGAGAGTCTTTGGGAGAAAGGTAGGAACGCGATATCTGGGCATCCCCTCATTCATTCAGTACAGCTGAGTCTGAGAAGTTCTAGGCGCTGGGCGAGGCGCCGTGTGGGGCCATTGTTGAGCGAAGCCGACTGGCCCTCCCCGACAAAGGGGGCCATGATCTAGCGGGAGAGGGCGAGGTTGGTGGCGTCTCCACGGACACCAGGGGACGCTCCCAGCTGTGGAGTGCCACGGAGGAGGAGAATCGTGTGTGAGTGCGGGCAGGGTCTCTCCACCTCTGGCTGGAGAATTCTCGGTTGTGGGGGGCCATCCTGTGTGCCCTGTAGGAggttagcagcatccctgctTCTCCGCCCGCCCCCCCTCCCGCCAAACACGGGTAGCTCTCTCCTCAACCAAAAATGCCGGTCAGGATCCCGTTCTGACACTTCCTACTGGTGGGACCTCAGTACTTGAgcttgttgagaggattaaaaaCAGTAATAGAGATGGAAGCACCCGGCAGAACCTGGTCTGTGTGCGAGTGAGCAGTCGTACCCAGAAGGGCCTTCACCTGCCAGCCAGACCAGCTTCCTGGCGGGCTGGGATCCCCCGGCCCCTCTCGAGCATGGGGCGCATGGGCGTTCTGGGCCGAGGAGGCGCCCCCCGGCTCAGGCTTGCCCCCGCTGCCCACCTCCTGTGCTCCTCCACGAAGCTGACAATCTCCTCTTCACTGTTGGGCTTGTCTGGGATGGTCACAGGCTCTTCCATGAAGGCCTCATAGAAATCGATCTCATTCAGCTTCAGGGTCAGCTTCTTTGCcacctttgggggagggggcagggggaggggagcggggatGCGGGTCATGGGGAGAGGCCGTATCACCGCGAGGAGGTCTTAGGAAGGAAGTCAGACAACCTGGGCCCTTGTCACTGCCCCTGTGACAGTGGACAAGTGCCTTGACGTCTCTGGGCTTTGGTTGAACCTGAGAGGGGTGGGTTAAAGGATCTAAAATCTTtggggcaagagagagaggcctgaggtggggtggggggtgtcgtGTGAGGCAAGGGACCAGGTCCCCCATCAATTCTGGGAGAGAGGTCTGGAGGGCAGCTGCAGGGAGCTAGGGGGACCCCATATGGCCACAGGGAGGAGAACCTTGCTGTCGAAGGTGGCGAAGAAGGGGATGTAGGGGTGAAACTCCTCTGCCGCATCCTCGAAGGCCTTGTAATCTGAGGGAGTAATGCGGAGTCAGTCTCTGGGAGAGCCAGGGTCTGCCGGGGAGCCAtggcctctctgtctctccccgaGTCTCCTTTGGCCAGAGGGGTTCCTTCTGAGACCCACCCCCTAGTCCTCTGAGAGCAACAAAACTTTAGTGGAGGAAGTTAGGGTGCTGGGGGTCCCCGTCTGGGAGCCCCAAGtgcagggagggcagagcagagagcGAGTTGACCATGCCAGGGGGTCGGTTGTAGAGATACGGAGACAGTGGGTGGAGTGGGGGTTAGGGAGACGGGTAAAACAGGGTCCAAGGAGGGACAGGGGCATCTGGGGGTTACCCACGCTCTGAATCTTTGCTCTTGAAGTAGCCAATGAGTTTGATCTCATCCTCGATGTTCTCAAATGCCTGCAGTTCGCGTTCGCCTTCAATCAATTCCACAGGGTCCTCTAGGACCTGGAGGAGAGTGTGTTCTCGCCTCACtcgaaggagcagggggagggatgagggcggcagggctgggaggaggggcgggaggggctgTCTGTtgcctgtgtgcacgtgtgtgtgtgcgcgcgcatgcaAGGCTGGACTTGGTTGGGGATGGGTGTGAAGTCTTAAAGCAAGGCCATTAGGTCCAGGAGAATCCTCACATCCAGTAGAAACTCCACCAGGGTGTCCGCAGAAAGCTCGCCGTCATACTCAATGACTTCATCTCCCTTGAACACGTAGATGCTGTCCTCTTCCGTGAGGCCTAGGGAGCGAGCCGGAGGTGAGCCCGGAGGCCAGGCTGCCCACAGGTCCAGGGCCCATCCCAGTGCCCCTGGACCCCACGCCCTCACCTCTCCTTCGCCCCTACCCCGCCCACCTCCCTTCAGGCCCCTACAGCCCTGGGCGCTGCGCCTGTGGGTCTAGCCCAGGCAGCCCGCCGGGCCCCGGGGCTCTCCAGGAGAAGGCGGGCTCAGCGGGGGTGTCGGGGGGACATAGGGAGACATAGACTCTAGCAAgatgtctccctttctctgctcGCCATAACGAGAGACAGATCCTCCTTTCCCTGCTCCGAGGACTCCAGCCGCTCACTCCCGGTCCAGCCCTGTAACCTGCTGCTATTACTGGCCAGATGACTTCATTAGTGACCGCCCTCCCCAGCCACATCCGGAGTCCGGTTCAGGCCTGTGGTGCTCCCTGGTGGCTGGTGCCGTAACCCCGgcccccccagctcccccaggctctgccctgcCGGTGTTCCCTGACTGCCCCGTTCCTCCAGCGCCTGGCCCTGGTTTGTACGTAAGTATGAAGAGGGCCACCCCCACCTCTTTCTAGGATTGGAGCCTGGGTCTCTCTGAGGCGTGAAGGAGATGCCGGAACCCCTGCCATACCCGTCCCCAGGTCAGCCTTTTCTCCCCGCTGCCAGATTAGGCCCGGTGGGGCCCCTGGCCTGTAGAAGGGCCACCCTCCAAATCCTGGCCTGGGCCTCCCCCATCCCAGAAGCCCCCACACCTGGGCCTCCCCGGGCCCACACTACTACgcgccccttccccacccctcccttacCTAGTTTCTTGGCTACAGCTGCGTCCTTCTCAGAGTCCACCAGCCCGAAGCCAACACCCTTGTCTTCGAGGACTTGGGCCGCTAACTGGAGGGAGCATAAGGTTAAAATCAGCTCTGGGATTTTTAGTCACCCCGTGCCCATCTCACGCTTCCCGGGGGGGTCATTTGGGATGTGGGGAAGATAAGAGTTGCCCTTGGCACCACGCTAGGCTCCAGGTAGCTCCATTTCCCTGCAAGCCCACCCTTTTGGGCTGTAGTTTGGTTTCAGCCCCTGGACACGTATTACTCGTGCACAACGTGCTTCTGATGTTGCTCTGAAGGCCGGCGCGGGATACTTCCCGGTTCCCGAGGGGTGCTGGGGGGTCTGGCTTCAGAGTGACTGAGGCCCTTTCTGCTTCGGGGCTGAGCCCTGCTCGCCATCGTCATTAAAGGCCATGCTCAGTGTGGGGTGGCATTAGAAGTCCCTGGGGTTCTTCTGAGTGACCCCCACTGGGGAGCATTTTGGAGGGCAggagggtgtgggtgggggggggcctgGTCATGTCACCGAGGAGTGGCAGAAGCCAGAGAGCTGAGGGTAGAGGTCACTGGGGCCACCACTTGTCACCTTCAGAGACAGAGACTCCAGCAGGCACGAGAGGAGACCCAGGTGGGGCTCTCCTCACCGAGGCCAGACTTCCCCTGTGTCCCCCAGCCCTTCCTTTCTCAGGCTGTGGACAGTCACTCCTGCAGGTCCCTGCCCCCTTCAGCCTCCCGGCTGGACTCCGCCCTGGTGCCCTCTGCCGCGGGCTTGCAGCCTCACCCCGCCTAACACACACAGGCGCCCGGATTCTCAGGAGGACGGAGAGGCTGTTGGCAGGTGGATGGACCGAGATGCTGAGCACTCAGGATAAAAATACTCAGTGCATTAATCAGATGGCAGGTTCCAGCAGCCACAGGGGCCCACAGAAACGAGAGCCTCTGGTCCTTCCTGCAGGCAGGCTGGGGCCTCGCTGTCCTTCCGGGCTGGAGAACGGGCTGCACAAGCTTGGGCCGGAACACGAACGCGTCCGGCTAGAGAGCGTGTGGGACCGCATCTCCCAGTCACCCCCAAACACAGGGCCTTTCTCTTGTTGTAAGTCGGCTTGGGGGCGAGGAGAACCTTCCCACAGAGAGAAGCTGGGGAAGGCATTCTGAGGCCTCCTCCAATTGCAAGAATTTTCCAATCAGGGCATCTGGCCTGACCCAATAGGGGCAGATGGAGAATTAGGGAGAGAGGGACTGAGGCTGGAGGCCGCCACGGTGGTCTCTGTTAAACCTTCGGTGGGAGAAACATACCATGCAAATAAGATGTCGGTAGCCTTTAAAATGCATACCCTTTGGTTCAACTTGGGGTGCAGGCCTGCTGTGTGTGGAGAGAGGGGGCATGTTCTGGCCAGGAGAGTAGATGGGGGGCGTCGTGCAGGTCCAGCCCCCTCCTCTGACCGAAGTACAGCCCTTCTCCTTTTTGTGCTCCTCTTCCAAGGACACCTCAGTCCCGGCCATGGAAGAGGGgtctccctgcagcccctccctcctaAACGTGCCTACCCGTGGTGGGACTTTGGGGTCCCAAGTCACCTTCCCGTGGGGCTGAGGCCGCACGCCGCAAGGCCCCGAGTCCCCCTCCAAGTCTGCATGCGGCTGTGGGCTAGGGGTGGCCGGGAGAGGCCGCTGTGCTCTGTGGGCCGGTGGACCCCAGACTCACCTCCAGGATCAGCTCTTCCATCTCAAACTGTCTTTGTGAGGCCTTGTCATCCTCGGGGGGCTCGTGGTAGAGCAGTGCCAGCACCTCATACTTCTTGAACACATGCTTGTAGTTCTTGGCGTTGACATTGACCACACGGTCCACACCGTCATACTGAGGGAATTCCAGCCCGtcctccccctgcacccccaaCCTGGGTGTCCCTAGCACCAGCAGGAAGAACAGTGCCGGCCGCAGCCCGGGCCCCGCGCTGGCCCCCATCCTGTCGGCGGTGCGTGCGGTGCAGGGAACGGGGTCAGGCTTGGCTCTCAGGTCCCTGAGGGTAGCTGGGGTCGGGCGGGGCCCTGGGTCCTGAACCCTGAGTGAGGGGCTcacaggggggtggggtggggaatggcCCGGAGCAGTGGACAGAGGACACTGCTGGGTCCCGGACAAACTGCCGACAGAGCCAAGAGTGAAAGGGTCAGGAGGAGGGAtaggagcagggggtggggagggaaccGGAGCTGTCCCTGAAATTGGCACCGCGGGGCCCCCACCTGGCTCCATCTAAATATGTGTCTGGGGTTGGCAGGAGAGAGGATAACCTTCTGAGGCCAGGACAGCTCCAGAGGGCCGagaccctccctcctcctcccgctcGCCCCCTGGCTCCGggagcccctcccccgccgccttCCCCGACGACGGCCAGGGCTCCTCAGCACAGTCCCCACGCTGGCCCGG from the Halichoerus grypus chromosome 7, mHalGry1.hap1.1, whole genome shotgun sequence genome contains:
- the CASQ1 gene encoding calsequestrin-1; this translates as MEPGGGPAVPISGTAPVPSPPPAPIPPPDPFTLGSVGSLSGTQQCPLSTAPGHSPPHPPVSPSLRVQDPGPRPTPATLRDLRAKPDPVPCTARTADRMGASAGPGLRPALFFLLVLGTPRLGVQGEDGLEFPQYDGVDRVVNVNAKNYKHVFKKYEVLALLYHEPPEDDKASQRQFEMEELILELAAQVLEDKGVGFGLVDSEKDAAVAKKLGLTEEDSIYVFKGDEVIEYDGELSADTLVEFLLDVLEDPVELIEGERELQAFENIEDEIKLIGYFKSKDSEHYKAFEDAAEEFHPYIPFFATFDSKVAKKLTLKLNEIDFYEAFMEEPVTIPDKPNSEEEIVSFVEEHRRSTLRKLKPESMYETWEDDMDGIHIVAFAEEADPDGFEFLETLKAVAQDNTENPDLSIIWIDPDDFPLLVPYWEKTFDIDLTAPQIGVVNVTDADSVWMEMDDEEDLPSAEELEDWLEDVLEGEINTEDDDEEEDEDDD